CTCAGGCGAATGTCCCGCCAATACCTCTGAATCGGGTACTCCATCATGTAGCCATAGCCGCCATGGATTTGCAGGGCAGCATCGGCCACCCGATTGGCAATTTGCGCAGCAAAGAGTTTGGCCATGGAGATTTCCTTGACCGGATATTCTCCGTTTTGAAAAAGCCAGGCGCAGTAATAGGTTAGATGTCTAGCCGCTTCCATCTCCGTAGCCATGTCAGCCAAGCGATGGCGGGTAACCTGAAAATGGGCCAGGGGTTTGCCAAATTGAACTCTTTCCTTAGAGTATTTCAAGGCCAATTCAAAGGCCATCTGGGCCCGGGCCACCGCATTGGCTGCGGCCATGATTCTTTCTCCTTGTAGTTCCCACATGATGTGGTAGAAACCTTTGCCTTCTTCCCCCAAGAGAGCATCCGCCGGCAGCCGGCAGTCCTCAAAGAGAAGCTCCGCGGTGTCGGAGGAACGCATGCCGAGTTTATCTAATTTGCGGGTAACCGTAAATCCAGGAGTCCCTTTGTCCACCAGGAACAGGGAGAACCCCTTATAACCTTTCTTCTCGCCGGTTCTGGCTACGAGGGTGATGAAGTCTGCCCGGACGCCATTGGTGATAAAAATCTTCCGGCCGTTGATGACCCAATGGTCGCCGTCTCTTTTGGCCGTGGTCTGAATCGAAGCTACGTCCGACCCGGCGTTGGGTTCGGTAATGCCGAGGGAGGCAATCTTCTTGCCTTGGTTGGCCGGAAGGAGATATTTTGTCTTCTGTTCTTCGGTGCCGAACTTGAAAATTGGAGGGGTGGCCATCTCGCTCTGGACCGCCACAGCCATGCCGATGGAACCTATGCCACAGCGGCCAAGCTCTTCGGCCAAAATGACAGAAAAAAGGAAATCGCCATTCTGCCCCCCGTACTCTTCCGGGTAACGCAGGCCCAGAAAACCCAACTCGCCCATACGAGTGAAAACGCTGTTGGGAAATTCTTCAGCTTCCTCCCACTCTTCGGCATGGGGGGCTAACTCCTTGTCCACAAATTTGCGCACCGCATCCCGGAATAATTCATGCTCTTCGGAAAACATCGGATGTTTCATGGTTTCCACCCCTTAACATAATGCCTTGGCCTTATTGTGAGAAACGCCCGCGAAGTTCGCGTTTCAGGACTTTGCCACCAAACTTGCTCTTGGGGAGGGACTCGACGAAGGCCACGGAGGTTGGTTTCTTATAGCTCGCCAAATGCTGTTTGCAAAAATGAATGACTTCTTCCGCGGTAAGAGTTTCCCCATCCTTGACGACCACTACGGCTTTGACCGTCTCTCCCCATTTTTCATCCGGGATACCGATAACTACCGCTTCGGCGATTTTGGCATGCCGGGCCAATACTTCTTCGATTTCCTTGGAATATATGTTTAATCCCCCGCTTTTGATCATGTCTTTTTTGCGGTCGACGAAATACAAAAAGCCATCGGCATCATATTTCCCCAAATCTCCTGTGTGCAGCCATCCCCCTCGTAAAGTCTGAGCGGTCTCTTCCGGGTTGCGGAAATATTCCTTCATCACGGTGGGGCCTTTGATGATGATTTCTCCTACCTCCCCAACGGGAAGGTCCTGATCCTGCTCGTCCACGATACGCACTTCCGTGCACATATAGGGCTTTCCCACAC
This window of the Deltaproteobacteria bacterium genome carries:
- a CDS encoding acyl-CoA dehydrogenase family protein, which gives rise to MKHPMFSEEHELFRDAVRKFVDKELAPHAEEWEEAEEFPNSVFTRMGELGFLGLRYPEEYGGQNGDFLFSVILAEELGRCGIGSIGMAVAVQSEMATPPIFKFGTEEQKTKYLLPANQGKKIASLGITEPNAGSDVASIQTTAKRDGDHWVINGRKIFITNGVRADFITLVARTGEKKGYKGFSLFLVDKGTPGFTVTRKLDKLGMRSSDTAELLFEDCRLPADALLGEEGKGFYHIMWELQGERIMAAANAVARAQMAFELALKYSKERVQFGKPLAHFQVTRHRLADMATEMEAARHLTYYCAWLFQNGEYPVKEISMAKLFAAQIANRVADAALQIHGGYGYMMEYPIQRYWRDIRLSRIGGGTDEIMKEVIANELLGKIKD